A stretch of DNA from Halodesulfovibrio sp. MK-HDV:
TGAAGTACGTAACGAACTGATGACACTTATTAATCCAGTTATTCTTTCTGCAGATGGCTCTTGTGATTCTGAAGAAGGCTGTCTGTCAGTTCCAGGTTACCGCACCAAGCTTAAGCGTTCCGAGACTGTCGTTGTTAAAGCGCAGGATTTGGAAGGTAATGACGTTACTATTGAAGCGGATGGTCTTCTTGCTATTTGTTTGCAGCATGAACTTGATCATCTTGATGGTGTGCTCTTTATCGATAAAATCAGCCGTCTTAAACGTTCCATGTACGACAAAAGAGTGAAGAAATGGCAGAAGCGGTAAGTAAACTTCGCGTTGTATACATGGGCACTCCTGAGTTTGCGGCAACAATTCTTGACCGTGTTTCTCAGTGGGATGGAGCTGAAGTTGTAGGCGTGTATTCACAGCCGGATCGTCCTTGTGGACGTGGTCAGGTGTGCAAGCCTTCTGCTGTAAAATCGCTCGCCCTTGAAAAAGGCTTCGATATTTATCAGCCGTTGAATTTTAAAGAAGATGCGGATGTTGAGCAGCTTAAAGCACTCAAGCCTGATGTTCTTCTTGTTGCTGCGTATGGACTTATTCTTCCACAGCGTGTGCTTGATATTGCAACGCATGGCGCAATTAATGTTCATGCATCTTTGTTGCCTAAATATCGTGGCGCAGCGCCTATCCAGCGCGCAATTATGAATGGTGACCCTGTTACCGGCATCACTATTATGCAGATGGAAAAGGGCTTGGACTCAGGGCCTATTCTGTTACAGCGTGCGCTTGCTATTGGCATTGACGATACTGCGGGCACCCTGCATGATGAACTTGCAGTGCTCGGCGGCGAATTATTGGTTGAATCACTGCAAAAGCTCGTTGTTGGCGATTTGCACCCGAAAGTGCAGGATCATAATCGCTCTACCCATGCTGCAAAATTAGTTAAAGCAGACGGGCTGTTGGACTGGAGTAAATCTGCTTTGGAATTACACGCGCATTTACGTGGTATTTCTCCTTGGCCGGGTGGA
This window harbors:
- the def gene encoding peptide deformylase, whose product is MICEVLHYPDSRLAEKSKPVEEVTKEIRELAANMVETMYEEEGVGLAAPQVGALHRLVVIDVSGPEVRNELMTLINPVILSADGSCDSEEGCLSVPGYRTKLKRSETVVVKAQDLEGNDVTIEADGLLAICLQHELDHLDGVLFIDKISRLKRSMYDKRVKKWQKR
- the fmt gene encoding methionyl-tRNA formyltransferase — protein: MAEAVSKLRVVYMGTPEFAATILDRVSQWDGAEVVGVYSQPDRPCGRGQVCKPSAVKSLALEKGFDIYQPLNFKEDADVEQLKALKPDVLLVAAYGLILPQRVLDIATHGAINVHASLLPKYRGAAPIQRAIMNGDPVTGITIMQMEKGLDSGPILLQRALAIGIDDTAGTLHDELAVLGGELLVESLQKLVVGDLHPKVQDHNRSTHAAKLVKADGLLDWSKSALELHAHLRGISPWPGGYFILERAGKKSVRVAIEPGTIGPDLEEVIKPGTVLGLQDDAIAIATADRAYLVRKLRPANKKVMDAKAFACGYLAQCDDATCSGEGLC